In Colletotrichum destructivum chromosome 1, complete sequence, the sequence ATTGGGTGGCCGAGGAGTTCGATCAGGCCGTCGCTAGGTTGCCTCGGGACATCGACGGGGAACTTGCGCAACTCGGTACGGCTGATAAGGTGTCGGAATGGACCAACATCAGCGCTCTGAAGGCCGCTTTCATCAAGGCGGATTGTCTGGCACGCAATAATGAGACAGCCGAGGCGCTCTTCGTATTTGACTCTGCATTGCCCTCAGTCTCCACAGCCTGGACTGCTCGCAGCGCCCACAGGCAGTTCAAGGTCTGGTCCGAACTCTTCCTGACAGAGTACTGTGTGCTTCATAGCGAAGCGCTTCGATCGAACGAGCGATCACTCGCCGATCACAACTCTCTTGCCTGCTTCCGTTCCTGGGCTAGGTACTGGGAATCCATGTCAGGGCCGGTCACGGGAGGATATGGATACAGGGGCTCTGTGCCAAGACGACAAGTCTGGCTGGAGTACTAtttggccttgacgacgatcCTTGAACTAGACATACCATTCCCCACGGGCTTCCTCGGCAAGGTCACCAACGCGGCCTCTACGAGAAGTCAACTCAGAATCGAGCTTAAGAAAACGGAGGCTGCATACGAGACTCTTCTCATCAGCGAAACTAGTTTCCCGCGAGCTGAGGACACGCGAGAGGAGGTCGAGTCTTTCGTCAAGGCTGTCGTGAAGAACTGGTCCATTCTCTGTGGCCGCGGATGGAAAGAACAGGATCTTGGCCAGGGAGGCCGTGAGAGTCTGAGCAGAGGCGTCTTGGACACCCTTTACgcagcggcgacgaagacgtaTCATTCCACAGCTATCCTCCGCTGTCTCTTCACCGTCCATCTGGCCGTGGCAGAGTTCGACCTGGCCTTCAAGGCATTCGACTCATATCTCGACCTCATCAGGCACGGCAAGGCCAGGGTCGACAAGACGGGCCATCTGGAAGCgagccttgacgacgacggcactGTTCTTGAGACGATGTCGCAGTGCATCCTCGCGCTGTGTCGTTACGGCGGCCCTGGAGCCATCGAAAAGGCCCGCGTCATCGGAAACGAGCTGGAGGATTGGTTGGCGAGACTGCCACAGTTGAGAAACGGCATTGAAAACGAAAACACGGtgccggaggaggacgacgcgACTGCTCTCCACCCTCAAATCCGCCCTCATCTGATTGCCCTGTCTTGGCAGGCAATCGGTCTCTCTCAGGCTCACTGGTCGAGAAGCACGTACGATGCGGCATCACGAACTGAGATCCAAACCAAGGCGATCAGATGCCTGAGGAAATCCCTGTCCCAGGAGCTGGGCCGCACTCGGGATGTCCGCAGTCTATTTGCGCTCGGTCTGCTCCTCGCTGAGCGACGAGACTTGACCCCGGCGATCGAGATTGTCAAAACGGCGCTGATTTCTAATAAGTCGGCGGACGACGAACAAGACCTCTATCACGGCCCGTACTGGCAGGAACGCTCCTTGATCCCACTGTGGCACTTGCTGGCTCTGTTACTGAGCGCGAGGCAGGACTATAACATGGCGGCCAAGGCTTGCGAGGGCGCCTTCGAGCAGTTCGGTGACCCCTCTGTTCTGTTCGGAAGACAGGATCTTCACTTTAAGAGCGAACACCTCAACGAGGTGGAAGCTCAGGATGAGAAGACCGCCAGCGAGCGTAGGGGCGTCGTGGATGACATGGACGATACCGAAAGGGAGAGCGTTCTCGAAGTGAAGATGACCCAACTCGCACTTCTTGAGCTACTTGAAGGGCCAGATGTTGCTGTCAATGCATGCTCTGAGCTGATGTCGCTATTCATGCGACTGTTCGGCAACCTCGAAACCAAACCAACCATGCAgccatcgaggacggccgaCACCATGGTGCCGAAGAGCTCA encodes:
- a CDS encoding Putative tetratricopeptide-like helical domain superfamily, with the translated sequence MAPDPNKAAHYIKALDDARCEGNWSAVPEFVRKIRKHAPDRTCLTLAAETECAIAKATDPSGAGRPSTAVSAKDLDAANVQSKLQAAIEGETRFPEDRFQAQVCAGLLHWVAEEFDQAVARLPRDIDGELAQLGTADKVSEWTNISALKAAFIKADCLARNNETAEALFVFDSALPSVSTAWTARSAHRQFKVWSELFLTEYCVLHSEALRSNERSLADHNSLACFRSWARYWESMSGPVTGGYGYRGSVPRRQVWLEYYLALTTILELDIPFPTGFLGKVTNAASTRSQLRIELKKTEAAYETLLISETSFPRAEDTREEVESFVKAVVKNWSILCGRGWKEQDLGQGGRESLSRGVLDTLYAAATKTYHSTAILRCLFTVHLAVAEFDLAFKAFDSYLDLIRHGKARVDKTGHLEASLDDDGTVLETMSQCILALCRYGGPGAIEKARVIGNELEDWLARLPQLRNGIENENTVPEEDDATALHPQIRPHLIALSWQAIGLSQAHWSRSTYDAASRTEIQTKAIRCLRKSLSQELGRTRDVRSLFALGLLLAERRDLTPAIEIVKTALISNKSADDEQDLYHGPYWQERSLIPLWHLLALLLSARQDYNMAAKACEGAFEQFGDPSVLFGRQDLHFKSEHLNEVEAQDEKTASERRGVVDDMDDTERESVLEVKMTQLALLELLEGPDVAVNACSELMSLFMRLFGNLETKPTMQPSRTADTMVPKSSAGTLRSLKGSFFGSTRTRQASMTESEKTTTPSRPQTSATSNAPTIQVTQESESPTEKRHRRLSSVTRRARSESGKRHSLRKRDSSGGRKRTASASSAGTTPNGPTVVDGEVFFTPADELQQSEFFPLSGNRQASTASSISRGRSLHHLESYASQKSRSTNFSEISASGTYTISNPLPLIHFPLDTERRQRAVLLIKVWLMIAGFYRRANMFEDAKGAISEAQKLVGMLEAEVAKDPTGSLSMRGNDWAERKGVDELLGDVWAELGNLSVAKGSPYLARSDFEMALTHFPDHPAATIGLSDILLDIYSEKILPPPAIPVLSVPENVSSVSLPPPGLPKTAASQRGLPSEPLGLGSSASALGSIKTNAQQSATTASSVKSLERSESDEKLPAPYKATSVPKIDRLAARDRAYGLLSSLTKLGGSWNNAEAWFALARAHEESGQVDKAKEVLWWCVELEEGTGVRGWQCLGSGGYVL